In Lysobacter sp. FW306-1B-D06B, the sequence GTGGGCGTGGGCGACGAAGTCAAGGTCGCACTCGACTCGATCGAGAACGGCTTCGGCGAGACCGTGCTCTCGCGCGAGAAGGCCAAGCGCGCCATGGTGTGGGACGAACTCGAGCAGGCGCTCGAGAAGAACGAGACCATCACCGGCCGCATCAGCGGCAAGGTCAAGGGCGGTTTCACCGTCGACATCAAGGACGTGCGCGGCTTCCTGCCGGGCTCCCTGGTCGACGTGCGCCCGGTGCGCGACTCGGCTTACCTCGAGGGCAAGGAACTCGAGTTCAAGCTCATCAAGCTCGATCGCAAGCGCAACAACATCGTCGTCTCCCGCCGTGCGGTGGTCGAGAGCGAGTACAGCGTTGAGCGCGAGCAGCTGCTCGAGAAGCTGCAGGAAGGCGCGATCCTCAAGGGTGTGGTCAAGAACCTCACCGACTACGGCGCGTTCGTGGACCTGGGCGGCATCGACGGCCTGCTGCACATCACCGACATGGCGTGGAAGCGCGTGCGTCACCCGTCGGAAGTCGTGGAAGTCGGCCAGGAGCTGGACGTCCGCGTGCTCAAGTACGACCGCGAGCGCAACCGCGTCAGCCTCGGCCTGAAGCAGCTGGGCGAGGATCCGTGGGACAACATCGCCCGTCGCTACCCGGCCAACACCCGCGTGTTCGGCAAGGTCTCCAACGTCACCGATTACGGCGCGTTCGTCGAGATCGAGCCGGGCGTGGAAGGCCTGGTGCACGTGTCCGAGATGGACTGGACCAACAAGAACGTCAACCCGTCCAAGATCGTGCAGGTCGGCGACGAGGTTCAGGTCATGGTCCTGGACGTCGACGAGGAGCGTCGCCGCATCTCGCTGGGCATGAAGCAGGTCACCAGCAATCCGTGGGAAACCTTCGCCGCCATCCACAAGAAGGGCGACAAGGTGTCGGGCCAGATCAAGTCGATCACCGACTTCGGCATCTTCATCGGCCTGGACGGCGGTATCGATGGCCTGGTGCACCTGTCCGACCTCAGCTGGAACACCACCGGCGAAGACGTGGTCCGCAACTTCAAGAAGGGCGACACGCTGGAAGCCGTTGTTCTTGCCGTGGACCCGGAGCGCGAGCGCATCAGCCTGGGCGTCAAGCAGCTTGAGCAGGACCCGATGGGCCAGTACGTGGCGTCCAACGCCAAGGGCTCCATCGTCAAGGGCACCGTGAAGGAAGTCGACGCCAAGGGCGCGACCGTCGAACTGGACAATGGCGTGGAGGGCTACATCGCCGCCCGCGACATCGCCAAGGAGCGCGTCGAAGACGCTTCGCAGTACCTGAAGCTCGGCCAGGAAATCGAAGCCAAGATCATCGGCACGGACCGCAAGGGCCGTTCGATGCAGCTGTCGATCAAGGCCAAGGACGAAGCCGAGCAGCAGGAAGCCCTGGCGGATTACAACCGCGCCTCGGCCGATGCCTCCAGCGGCACGACCAAGCTGGGCGCGCTGCTGCGCGAGCAGCTGGGCAACAAGTCCGAGTAATACCCGCTGTAGCGTTGCAAACGAAGGCGGTCCGGCTCGTCCGGGCCGCCTTCGACATACGAGCCCCTCGCAACCGGCCGCCTTCGCGCGGCGATTCCAGCCCGAGCGTGCATGACCAAGTCCGAACTCATCGAGATCCTCTCCCAGCGTCAGGCCCATCTGAAGGGCGAGGACGTGGATCTGGCGGTGAAGGCGCTCCTGGAAATGATGGGAGGCTCGCTCGCCACCGGAGAGCGGATCGAAATCCGCGGCTTCGGCAGTTTTTCCCTGCATTACCGTCCGCCGCGCCTGGGTCGTAACCCGAAGACGGGCGAGTCCGTCGCGCTGCCGGGCAAGCACGTCCCGCACTTCAAGCCCGGCAAGGAACTGCGCGAGCGCGTCAGCGGCGTGGTGCCGCTGGACGAAGCCGAGTAGGGCAGGGCATCGCGGCGCCCTGGCGCCGTCCTTCCTCTGGACCTGCGAACAAGGTCCGTTAAGCTAACGCAGACCAACGCGGTCCCTGGAGGCCGTCATGCGCCTGCTCCGTTTCCTCATCGCGATCGCGTGTCTGGCGGCAGGTGCCATCGTGGGCGCGTTGAATCGCGCGCCGGTGATGGTCGATCTGGGATTCTCGCGGTTGTCGACCAACCTCGGCGTGTCGCTGCTGGTCGCACTGCTGTTGGGCGTGCTGATCGGTGGTCTGGCGATCAGCGCCAGCGTGGTCCTGCCGTTGCGCCGTCGCCTGGCGCGCGCCGAACGTCCGGGTGCGAACATCGCGCCCACTTCCGGAAGTTGATGCATGGCTTTCATCAGTGAGTGGTTCTGGTTCTTTCTTCTGCTGCCCATCGCGGCGGTCAGTGGCTGGATCATCGGCCGTCGTGGCGGCGAGCGGCATAGCGACACACAGGTCAGCCGGCTCTCGACGACCTACTTCCGCGGCCTGAACTACCTGCTCAACGAACAGCCCGACAAAGCGATCGAGCTGTTCCTGCACATCGCCGAACTCGACAAGGACACTTTCGAAACCCAGGTCGCGCTCGGCCATCTGTTCCGTCGTCGCGGCGAGGTCGATCGCGCGATCCGTCTGCACCAGGCGCTGGTGCAGCGTCCGGGCCTGAGCGACCAGCAGCGCGTGCAGGCGTTGCTCGCGCTGGGCGAGGATTACATGCGCTCGGGTCTGCTCGATCGCGCCGAGACCGTCTTCTCCGATCTGGTCGCGCTGGACATGCGCGCGCCGCTGGCACTGCGTCATCTCATCGGCATCTACCAGTCCGAGCGCGACTGGGACAAGGCGATCGAGAATGCTCGCCGCTACGAAGAGGCCACGGGCGAGCCCATGGGCAAGCTCATCGCCCAGTTCGAATGCGAGCTGGCCGATCGCCATCGTGTTGCAGGCGACACCGACGCCGCGCGCGAAGCGGTCAAGCGCGCCTACGAGGCCGATGCCAACTCTGTTCGTGCCGGCATGATCGAGGGGCGTTTGGAAGTGGACGCAGGCAACGACGCCGGCGCGATCCGCGCATTCGAACGCGTGGCGCGTGTGGATCCGGACTACCTGCCGGAGATCCTGCCGTCGCTGCTGGATTGCTATGCCCGCGTGGGCGATGCCACCGGCGCGCGCGCGTTCCTGGCCGAAATGACCGAGCACTACCGCGGCATCGCGCCGGTGCTTGCGCTTACGCGCATGGTCGAAGGCGAAGAGGGTGTGCCGGCGGCACGCGCATACCTGGCGCGCCAGCTGAAGGATCGTCCTTCGGTGCGAGGCGAAGCGGCGCTGATCGACCTGACCCTGGCCGAAGGTGCCGATCCTGCGGCCACGCTGCACGATCTGAAGCACATCACCGACCAGTTGCTCGTGCGCAATCCGAGCTACCGGTGCAACCGTTGCGGTTTCGGTGCGCGCAGCCACCACTGGCAGTGCCCGAGCTGCAAGGAGTGGGGCACGATCAAGCCGCTGCTGAACTACGCGGTGGTCTGATCGCATGCTCGAATGGCTGGTGTTGCATTTCTGCATCGCGGTGGCGGGCACGTGGCTCGCGCGCCGTTACGCGATCCGGCAAGCGCTGGTGGACCAGCCCGGTGAGCGGCGCAGCCACACCGTGGCGACGCCGCGCGGCGGTGGCATCGCGATCGTGATCTCGCTGCTGGTCGCGGCGGCCGCGCTGGGAGTGCGCCATCCGGATCAGGCGCCTTTGATGCTCGCCTTCGGCATCGGGCTACTGCTCGTGGCGGGCATTGGCTGGGTGGACGATCACCGGCCGTTGTCACCGTGGTTGCGCCTGGGCGTCCATGTCCTGGCATCGGCGCTTTTCGCGCGGGTCATCGGCGATGCGTACGACTCGGTGCTGGTGGGCATTGCCGCATTCGCCGGAACGCTGGTGCTGACCAACGTCTGGAACTTCATGGACGGTATCAACGGCCTGGCCGCGAGCCAGGCGCTGATCGCGGCCCTGGGACTGGCCGCGCTGGCCGGCGGGGCCTGGAGCCTGTTGGCGCTGGCCCTGGCGGCAGGCTGCGCGGGCTTCCTTCCCTTCAATTTCCCGCGCGCGCGCATCTTCATGGGCGACGTAGGCAGCGGTGCGATCGGCTTTGCCCTGGGCGCCTTGTGCGCCGTGGCGGGCGCGCGCCTTGGCGACAAGGCGACACTGGTCCTGCTCCCGGTCTCGGTGTTCCTGGTCGACGCCGGCCTGACCCTCCTGCGTCGCCTCCTGCGAGGCGAGCGTTGGTGGACCCCTCATACACAGCATGCCTATCAGGCCTGGGCTCGAGGCACCGGTCACGGTCGCGTAACCCTTGCCTATGCAGCCATTTTGCTATTGGTCATACTTCTGGGCTGGGGGGTTGCACCGCGTGATGCGTTCTTCATCGCCGGTACCACAGCTGCGTGGTATATGTGCTGCGCTTTTTTTTGGCTTGCCCTGCAGAAGAAATTCTCGGGCGCAGCTTCCTGATTGAATATTGGCAGTTCGAAAGACGAAGAAGGGGCGAAGGATGAGCTCATGGCGTGATCGGTTGAAAGGCGGCCTGCCGCGCGTTGCGGTGGTTGCGCACGATCTCGCGATGGTCTGGGTTGTTTGGCAGGCCCTGCATCGTCTGCGTTGGGGCATCGAGGCCAATGCGCCTACGATCCCGCTGTGGTCGGCCGAGATCGCCCTGGTCCTCGCGGCCCAGGGCCTGGTGTTCTGGCAGGTCGGCCTGTATCGAGGGCTTTGGCGCTTCGCCGGCGTTCCCGACCTTTGGAACATCCTGAAGGCATCGGTCCTGGGCTTGTTCGCCATCGTCCTGGGCCTGTTCCTCTACAACCGTCTGGGAACCGTCCCGCGCACCGTCCTGGTGCTGTATCCGCTCGTGCTGATGGGCATGCTCGGCGCGCCGCGACTGCTGTACCGCGCATGGAAGGACAGCCGCGTCGAATCGGCCACCAAGGCATCGGTGCGCATCCTCATTCTCGGCGCCGGGCATGCGGGTGAGGCGCTGGTGCGCGACCTGCGCCGTTCGGGTACCTATCAGCCGGTGGGTTTCCTCGACGACGCCGTGCGTCTGCGCGGGAGCAAGGTGCAAGGTGTGCCCGTGCTGGGCCGCGTGCAGGACGTTGCCGAGATCGCCCGCGAAACCGCGGCGAAGCTGCTGGTGATCGCCATGCCGTCCGCCGATGCCAATGCGCTGCAGCGCGTCGTGGTCGCCTGCGAACGCACCGGCCTGCCGTTCCGCATGGTGCCCAAGCTCCAGGATGTGCTCGAAGGCCGTTCGCTGCCGGGCGAGCTCAAGGAAGTCGCGATCGAAGACCTGCTCGGCCGCAAGCCCGTGCTTCCGGACTGGAAGGCGATTCGCGGCTGGCTCGGTGCGCGCTCGGTGCTGGTCACCGGTGCCGGTGGTTCGATCGGCTCGGAGCTGTGCCGTCAGTGCGCTCGTCACGGCGCGCGTCGCATCGCCCTGATCGAGATCGACGAACTTGCGCTGACCACGACCGAGGCCGCGCTCAAGCGCGACTTCCCGGACCTGGAGTACATCTCCGTCCTCGGTGACTGCGGCGATCCGGCCGTGATCGCGCACGCGCTCAAGCTCGCCGAGCCCGATGCCGTATTCCATGCAGCCGCGTACAAGCAGGTGCCGTTGCTCGAATTGCAGTTGCGAGAGGCGGTGCGCAACAACGTGTTGGCCACGGAGACCGTCGCCCGCGCTTGCCGTAACTCGGACGTGGGCACCTTCGTCCTCATCTCCACCGACAAGGCGGTCGATCCGGTCAACGTGCTGGGTGCGACCAAGCGGCTTGCCGAGATGGCCTGCCAGTCGCTGGCCGGCCAGCGCGCCACGCGCTTTGTGACCGTGCGGTTCGGCAACGTGCTCGATTCGGCCGGCAGCGTCGTGCCGCTGTTCCGCGAACAGATCCGCGCCGGTGGCCCGGTCACCGTGACCGATCCGGAGGTCACGCGATTCTTCATGACCATCCCCGAAGCCTGCCAGCTGATCCTGCAGGCCTCGGCGATCGGCACGCATGAAGCCATCTACACCCTCGACATGGGCGAGCCCGTGCCGATCCGCCTGCTCGCAGAGCAGATGATCCGCTTGGCTGGCAAGCATCCTGGGCGCGACATTGCCGTGGTTTACACCGGTCTGCGGCCCGGTGAAAAATTGCACGAGACGCTTTTCCACGCGGATGAGCGCTACCGTCAAACGGCACATCCCAAGATCCTGCAGGCCGAGCCGCGAGATGTTTCGGCCGCGCATATCGACAACGCGATCGGGCAGCTGCGCGACGCGAGTGTCCGTTACGACCTGGACCTGCTCGGCCACCTTCTGCGGATGGCCGTGCCGGAGTTCCAGCCGGTGGGTGCACATCCTGATTACCAGGAATCGGCCACCGTGGTGGCGTTTCCCGCACGTAACGCCAGGAAGGTTTGATGTCCGCACGCATTCGCAAGGCTGTTTTCCCGGTCGCCGGTCTGGGGACCCGCTTTCTCCCGGCCACCAAGACGGTTCCGAAGGAAATGCTGCCGATCATCGATCGGCCGCTGATCCAGTACGCGGTCGATGAGGCCATCGAGGCCGGTTGCGACACGCTGATCTTCGTGACCAACCGCTACAAGCACGCCGTCGCGGACTACTTCGACAAGGCCTACGAGCTTGAGCAGAAGCTTGAGCGCAGCGGCAAGACCGAACAGCTGGAACTGGTGCGCAACGTGCTCCCCGAAGGCGTGCGCGCAGTGTTCGTTACCCAGGCCGAAGCGCTGGGCCTGGGCCATGCCGTGTTGTGCGCGAAGCCGGTCGTGGGCGATGAGCCCTTCGCCGTGTTGCTGCCGGACGATCTCATCTGGAATCGCGGCCCGGGTGCACTCAAGCAGATGGCGGACGCGGCCGAAGCCACGGGCGCGAGCATGATCGCCGTGCAGGATGTTCCGCATGAGCAGACCGCGAGCTACGGCATCGTGGCTACCGACCCGTTCCAGTCGCGCCAGGGTCGCATCCGCGGCATCGTCGAGAAGCCCAAGCCCGAAGTGGCACCGAGCAACCTCGCCGTTGTAGGCCGCTACGTGCTCAATCCGCGCATTTTCTCGCTGCTGGAGTCCACGCAGCCCGGTGCCGGCGGCGAGATCCAGCTGACCGACGCCATCGCGGCGCTGCTGCAGGAAGAGGCGGTCAACGCGTACCGCTTCCAGGGCACGCGCTTCGACTGCGGCACGCACATTGGCCTCATCGAAGCCACGATCCGCTATGCGCTCGACCACGAGAAGCTGAGCGATTCGGCGCGTCAGCTGATGCAGAACGCGCTGTCCGAACTGGGCGTCGAAGAGCTGGGCTGAGCCCGCGCAGGAAGGCCCGTCGCGTCGCTAGACTGTGTGGATGCAAGCGGCCGCGTATCCGCCGGCCGCGAAGGTGTCCATGGCGATGACCGGCCTGAGTTCCAACTACTACACCGCGACCGTCCCCGAGCGTGAGCTCGGGTTCGGCCAGCTGCGTGGCGCGAGTTCCGCGAGCGTGTGCGTGGTCGGAGGCGGGTTCGCCGGCCTCAACACCGCGCTGGGCCTGGTCGAACGCGGGGTGCGCGATGTCGTCCTGCTGGAGTCGCACCGGGTGGGCTTTGGCGCGTCGGGGCGCAACGGCGGTTTCGTGTTCGGCGGGTTCTCGCGCGGCGAGGACAGCCTGATGCGTGAGCTGGGGCCCGATCGCGCGCGCCGCCTCTATACCGGTACCACGCAGGCGGTCGAACTGATCCGCGCCCGCACCGATCGTTACGCCATCGATTGCGACCGCGTCGACGCGGGCGTGCTGTGGGCCAACTGGTTCCGTGATCCTCGCGTGCTGCGTGAGCGACAGGCGCTGCTGCAGCGGAACTACGACGTGCATTGGGAATGGGTTGCGACTGAAAACCTGCGCGCACGGGTGCGGACGCAGCGCTACCACGATGGCCTCTTCGAGCCCCAGGCCTTCCATTTCCACCCACTGAAGTACGCACGTGGGATTGCCCGTGCGGCGATGGCGCAGGGTGTCGCGATCCACGAACAGTCGCCCGCCATCGCGCTGGAACGCAATGGTCGGGGATGGCGCGTGCGCACCCCTGATGGTGCGGTGGAGGCGGACCAGGTCGTGCTCGCCTGTGGCGGCTATCTGGCCGGATTGCGTGAGGAAGTGGATGCCGGCGTGCTGCCGATCGCGACCTATGTGATGGTGACGCAGCCTCTGGACGCGCGTCTGGACGAGATCATGACCACGCGCGCGGCCGTTTATGACACGCGCTTCGCTTTCGATTACTACCGCCCGTTGCCCGATACGCGGCTGCTGTGGGGCGGGCGCATTTCGGTGCGCGACCGTTCCCCAGCGGAAGTGGAGAAGCTGCTCTACGCCGACATGCTCAAGGTGTTCCCGCAACTGGATGGCGTGCGCATCGATCACGCCTGGTCCGGGCTGATGAGCTATGCGCGGCACCAGATGCCGCAACTGGGCGCGATCGATGATGGGCTGTGGTTGGCGCAGGCATTCGGTGGGCACGGAGTCGCACCGACGACGTTCGCGGGCGAACTGCTGGCCAGCGCAATCGCGCAGGGCGACGAACGCTGGCGCGAACTGAGCCACTATGGGCTGGTATCGGCGATGAAGCCCGTCGGCTTCATCGGCGCGCAACTGAGCTACTGGTGGGCCGAACTCCAGGACGAATGGAAAGACCGCGTGGAGCGGGCGAGGGCAGGATGAGCGAGACGATCAGCTGGGGCGACTTCGAAAAGGTGATGCTCTGCGCCGGCACAGTGCAGCGCGTGGAGGAGTTCCCCGAAGCACGCAAGCCCGCGTGGAAACTGTGGGTGGACTTCGGCCCGCATGGCGTGCGCAAGACCAGCGCGCAGGTCAGGCATCTTTACTCCGCCGAAGATCTCGTCGGCCGCCAGATCGTCGGCGTCATCAATTTTCCGCCCAAGCAGGTGGGACCGTTCATCTCGGAATTCCTGCTGACCGGATTCCCGACGGACGAGGGCGTGGTGATCACCACCATCGAGCGACCCGTCCCCAACGGAACCCGCATGGCCTGAGATCACGCAGACCCGCAAGCAAAGAAGGCGGCCGCGGCCGCCTTCTTTCGTTCCGTCGTCAGTGGACTTACTTCGCCGGCGTCACGCGGGCGTCTTCGCCGCTGCCCTGGATGAAGACCTTCTGTCCGACGCGCAGGTTGGTCGGCTCCTGTGTCACCGACACGAGCACGCCGTTGGTGAGTCGCACGATGATGTCGTGACCCGGAATCGGCTGCTGGTTGCGCCGCTGGACCTGGTTGCCGGTGACCGCGCCGCCGATCGTGCCGAGCACCATCGCCACATCGCGCCCGGTGCCGCCGCCGATCAGGCTGCCAACGCCCAGGCCGAGTGCGCCGCCGACCACTGCTCCCAGGCCCCGGGTCTTGGTGTTGGAGATCTGGACGTCGGTGATCTGCTCGATCACGCCGGAGCGGACTTCCACGGCGCCCTGCATGGAGCCGGGTGTGGTCGTGGCGCACGCCGCGAGCAGCGTCAGCAACATGGCGATCAACATGGAACCTGCGGGATTGCGCTTAAACATGGAGTTCTCCTTGTCGAAGGTCGAGCGGGGGCGAGGGCGTATGACTCCCGGCGTGGGAAGGGGGGCCCCCGGCGCCTGCCTGCGACACGACTTCAACGAGACGGCGCATCGTGATGCTCGGCTCAGCGGTGCGACAGCGACGTGAAGAGGGCGAGAAGGCCGCAACGCAAACGGGCGGCCTCGCGGCCGCCCGTTCGGGTACTGCATGCGTGCGGCGTCAGAACGCTTCGAAAATACCCGCCGCGCCCATGCCGGTGCCGATGCACATCGTCACCATGCCGTACTTCTGCTGGCGGCGACGCATGCCGTGCACGATGGTCGCGGTGCGGATCGCACCGGTCGCGCCCAGCGGGTGGCCCAGTGCGATCGCGCCGCCCAGCGGATTGACCTTGGACGGATCCAGGCCGCTGTCGCGGATGACCGCCAGCGCCTGCGCGGCGAAGGCTTCGTTGAGCTCGATCCAGTCCAGCTGATCCTTCGTCAGACCCGCCTGCTTGAGCGCCTTCGGGATCGCCGCGATCGGGCCGATGCCCATCACTTCCGGCCGTACGCCGGCGACGGAGAAGCTGACGAAGCGCGCGAGCGGTGTCAGGCCGTAGTCCTTGATCGCCTGTTCCGACGCAAGCAGCACGCCGGCCGCGCCATCGCTCATCTGCGAGCTGTTGCCCGCGGTGACGCTGCCGCCGAACTGGCCGTTGCGGAACACGGGCTTGAGCTTGGCGAGTCCTTCGATCGACGAATCCGGGCGCGGGCCTTCGTCGATCTCGACGATCGACTTCTTGACGCGCACGAGGTTGCCGGCCAGGTCGGGAATGCGCGAGATCACTTCATACGGCGTGATTTCGCTCTTGAACTCACCGGCCTGGATCGCCGCGATGGCCTTCTGGTGCGAAGCGAGCGCGAACGCGTCCTGCTCCTCGCGCGAGACCTTCCATTCCTCGGCGACCTTCTCGGCGGTGATGCCCATGCCGTAGGCGATGGCGACATTCTCGTCCTTTGCGAAGACCTGCGGACTGAGCGCGACCTTGTTGCCCATCATCGGCACCATCGACATCGACTCGGTGCCGCCGGCGAGCATGAGGTCGGCGTTGCCCAGACGGATCTGGTCGGCCGCCATCGCCACGGCCTGCAGGCCGGACGAGCAGAAACGGTTGATGGTCTGCGCGGCGATGGTGTTGGGCAGGCCGGCCAGCAGCGCGCCGATGCGCGCCACGTTCATGCCTTGCTCGCCTTCGGGCATGGCGCAGCCGATGATCGCGTCGTCGATGCGGCCCAGGTCGATGCCCGGTGCCTGCGCGACCACGGACTTGAGCACGTGGGCGAGCATTTCGTCGGGACGGGTATTGCGGAACACGCCGCGCGGCGCCTTGCCGACCGGAGTGCGGGTGGCGGCGACGATGTAGGCGTCTTGGATTTGCTTGGTCATTGTCTGATTTCTCCCGTGACGGGATTCGAGATTCGGGATTGGGGATTCGATGAAAGCGGGAAGTGCGAGTTTCGGGAGCCGCTATTGCGAATCCCGAATCTCGAGTCCCGAATCTCAGTTCCTCAAGGGCTTGCCGGTCTTGAGCATGTGCGCGATGCGTTCCTGCGTCTTGGGCATCTGCGCCAGCGCGACGAAGTGTTCGCGTTCGAGCTTGAGCAGCCATTCCTCATCCACCAGCGCGCCACGATCGACTTCGCCGCCGCACAGCACGGTGGCGATGCGCGTGGCGATCTCGTAGTCGTGCTTGGAGATGAAGTAGCCCTCCAGCATGTTCACCAGCATCATCTTGAACGTGGCGATGCCGACGTCGCCGGCGACCTGGATGCGGCGTGCGGGCAGGGGCGGGCGGTAGCCGGATTCGGCCAGTGCGCGCGCCTGTGCCTTGGCGACGTGCAGCAGTTCGAAGGCGTTGAACACGACGGCGTCGCCCTCGCGCGCGAGCTTGAGTTCCTTCGCCTCGAACGCGGACGCGGACACCTTGCCCATCGCCACGCTTTCGACCGCGGTCTTGAGCTGCGCGAACACGTCGCCGCCCGGGCCGGCCGCTTCGGAGGCGCGCACGGCGAATTCCTTCAGGCCGCCGCCGGCCGGCAGCAGGCCGACGCCCGCTTCGACCAGGCCGATGTAGCTTTCCAGCGCGAACACGGACTTGGCCGCGTGCATCTGGAACTCGCAGCCGCCGCCCAGCGCCAGGCCGCGCACGGCCGCGACGACCGGCACGAGCGAGTACTTGATGCGCTGGCTGGTGGCCTGGAAGTTGGCGACCATCGCCTCGAAGCCCTTCACGTCGCCGGCCTGCAACAGGCCCAGCGCACCGGCCAGGTCCGCGCCGGCGGAGAACGGTTCCTTCGGCTGCCAGATCACCAGGCCGGCGAAATCGCGCTCGGCGATGGAGACGGCTTCCTGCAGGCCGTTGAGCACGTGGTCGTTGACCGTGTGCATCTTGGTCTTGAAGCTGACGACGGCGATGTCGTCGCCTTCGTCGGCCCACATGCGGATGCCGTCGTTCTCGAACACCGTGCGGCCCTGCGAGAACTTCTCGCCGAGCACCGGGTCGGGGAAACGCTGGCGCGCATAGACCGGATTCGACGAGCGCGGCACCTGCGCCTTGCGCGCGGGGCTGTAGCTGCC encodes:
- the rpsA gene encoding 30S ribosomal protein S1, with the protein product MTESFAELFEQSQTNLAKLKPGAIVTGVVVEVRGDVVVINAGLKSEGIVPIEQFRNDAGEIDVGVGDEVKVALDSIENGFGETVLSREKAKRAMVWDELEQALEKNETITGRISGKVKGGFTVDIKDVRGFLPGSLVDVRPVRDSAYLEGKELEFKLIKLDRKRNNIVVSRRAVVESEYSVEREQLLEKLQEGAILKGVVKNLTDYGAFVDLGGIDGLLHITDMAWKRVRHPSEVVEVGQELDVRVLKYDRERNRVSLGLKQLGEDPWDNIARRYPANTRVFGKVSNVTDYGAFVEIEPGVEGLVHVSEMDWTNKNVNPSKIVQVGDEVQVMVLDVDEERRRISLGMKQVTSNPWETFAAIHKKGDKVSGQIKSITDFGIFIGLDGGIDGLVHLSDLSWNTTGEDVVRNFKKGDTLEAVVLAVDPERERISLGVKQLEQDPMGQYVASNAKGSIVKGTVKEVDAKGATVELDNGVEGYIAARDIAKERVEDASQYLKLGQEIEAKIIGTDRKGRSMQLSIKAKDEAEQQEALADYNRASADASSGTTKLGALLREQLGNKSE
- a CDS encoding integration host factor subunit beta produces the protein MPARACMTKSELIEILSQRQAHLKGEDVDLAVKALLEMMGGSLATGERIEIRGFGSFSLHYRPPRLGRNPKTGESVALPGKHVPHFKPGKELRERVSGVVPLDEAE
- a CDS encoding lipopolysaccharide assembly protein LapA domain-containing protein, with protein sequence MRLLRFLIAIACLAAGAIVGALNRAPVMVDLGFSRLSTNLGVSLLVALLLGVLIGGLAISASVVLPLRRRLARAERPGANIAPTSGS
- the lapB gene encoding lipopolysaccharide assembly protein LapB, whose amino-acid sequence is MAFISEWFWFFLLLPIAAVSGWIIGRRGGERHSDTQVSRLSTTYFRGLNYLLNEQPDKAIELFLHIAELDKDTFETQVALGHLFRRRGEVDRAIRLHQALVQRPGLSDQQRVQALLALGEDYMRSGLLDRAETVFSDLVALDMRAPLALRHLIGIYQSERDWDKAIENARRYEEATGEPMGKLIAQFECELADRHRVAGDTDAAREAVKRAYEADANSVRAGMIEGRLEVDAGNDAGAIRAFERVARVDPDYLPEILPSLLDCYARVGDATGARAFLAEMTEHYRGIAPVLALTRMVEGEEGVPAARAYLARQLKDRPSVRGEAALIDLTLAEGADPAATLHDLKHITDQLLVRNPSYRCNRCGFGARSHHWQCPSCKEWGTIKPLLNYAVV
- a CDS encoding lipopolysaccharide biosynthesis protein, with the translated sequence MLEWLVLHFCIAVAGTWLARRYAIRQALVDQPGERRSHTVATPRGGGIAIVISLLVAAAALGVRHPDQAPLMLAFGIGLLLVAGIGWVDDHRPLSPWLRLGVHVLASALFARVIGDAYDSVLVGIAAFAGTLVLTNVWNFMDGINGLAASQALIAALGLAALAGGAWSLLALALAAGCAGFLPFNFPRARIFMGDVGSGAIGFALGALCAVAGARLGDKATLVLLPVSVFLVDAGLTLLRRLLRGERWWTPHTQHAYQAWARGTGHGRVTLAYAAILLLVILLGWGVAPRDAFFIAGTTAAWYMCCAFFWLALQKKFSGAAS
- a CDS encoding nucleoside-diphosphate sugar epimerase/dehydratase, coding for MSSWRDRLKGGLPRVAVVAHDLAMVWVVWQALHRLRWGIEANAPTIPLWSAEIALVLAAQGLVFWQVGLYRGLWRFAGVPDLWNILKASVLGLFAIVLGLFLYNRLGTVPRTVLVLYPLVLMGMLGAPRLLYRAWKDSRVESATKASVRILILGAGHAGEALVRDLRRSGTYQPVGFLDDAVRLRGSKVQGVPVLGRVQDVAEIARETAAKLLVIAMPSADANALQRVVVACERTGLPFRMVPKLQDVLEGRSLPGELKEVAIEDLLGRKPVLPDWKAIRGWLGARSVLVTGAGGSIGSELCRQCARHGARRIALIEIDELALTTTEAALKRDFPDLEYISVLGDCGDPAVIAHALKLAEPDAVFHAAAYKQVPLLELQLREAVRNNVLATETVARACRNSDVGTFVLISTDKAVDPVNVLGATKRLAEMACQSLAGQRATRFVTVRFGNVLDSAGSVVPLFREQIRAGGPVTVTDPEVTRFFMTIPEACQLILQASAIGTHEAIYTLDMGEPVPIRLLAEQMIRLAGKHPGRDIAVVYTGLRPGEKLHETLFHADERYRQTAHPKILQAEPRDVSAAHIDNAIGQLRDASVRYDLDLLGHLLRMAVPEFQPVGAHPDYQESATVVAFPARNARKV
- the galU gene encoding UTP--glucose-1-phosphate uridylyltransferase GalU; translation: MSARIRKAVFPVAGLGTRFLPATKTVPKEMLPIIDRPLIQYAVDEAIEAGCDTLIFVTNRYKHAVADYFDKAYELEQKLERSGKTEQLELVRNVLPEGVRAVFVTQAEALGLGHAVLCAKPVVGDEPFAVLLPDDLIWNRGPGALKQMADAAEATGASMIAVQDVPHEQTASYGIVATDPFQSRQGRIRGIVEKPKPEVAPSNLAVVGRYVLNPRIFSLLESTQPGAGGEIQLTDAIAALLQEEAVNAYRFQGTRFDCGTHIGLIEATIRYALDHEKLSDSARQLMQNALSELGVEELG
- a CDS encoding FAD-binding oxidoreductase; protein product: MQAAAYPPAAKVSMAMTGLSSNYYTATVPERELGFGQLRGASSASVCVVGGGFAGLNTALGLVERGVRDVVLLESHRVGFGASGRNGGFVFGGFSRGEDSLMRELGPDRARRLYTGTTQAVELIRARTDRYAIDCDRVDAGVLWANWFRDPRVLRERQALLQRNYDVHWEWVATENLRARVRTQRYHDGLFEPQAFHFHPLKYARGIARAAMAQGVAIHEQSPAIALERNGRGWRVRTPDGAVEADQVVLACGGYLAGLREEVDAGVLPIATYVMVTQPLDARLDEIMTTRAAVYDTRFAFDYYRPLPDTRLLWGGRISVRDRSPAEVEKLLYADMLKVFPQLDGVRIDHAWSGLMSYARHQMPQLGAIDDGLWLAQAFGGHGVAPTTFAGELLASAIAQGDERWRELSHYGLVSAMKPVGFIGAQLSYWWAELQDEWKDRVERARAG
- a CDS encoding tRNA-binding protein; this translates as MSETISWGDFEKVMLCAGTVQRVEEFPEARKPAWKLWVDFGPHGVRKTSAQVRHLYSAEDLVGRQIVGVINFPPKQVGPFISEFLLTGFPTDEGVVITTIERPVPNGTRMA
- a CDS encoding glycine zipper 2TM domain-containing protein, with the protein product MFKRNPAGSMLIAMLLTLLAACATTTPGSMQGAVEVRSGVIEQITDVQISNTKTRGLGAVVGGALGLGVGSLIGGGTGRDVAMVLGTIGGAVTGNQVQRRNQQPIPGHDIIVRLTNGVLVSVTQEPTNLRVGQKVFIQGSGEDARVTPAK